The following proteins are co-located in the Desulfatitalea tepidiphila genome:
- a CDS encoding M1 family metallopeptidase, producing MAGLWILFAAALDSSAQQTLHHELEVEILHDAKTLRGTDTIRLPKGASRLRVAFRPGVRILGVGGAAYTQKEGVLDLNLETAHPSSNTVVLRYEGVFDDSFEAEPFSMDNPGQGVLGTITQDAAFFLAGSGWYPMIVEDIPETFRVSVTAPRGVYAVMEGRLETHADDPDRSLSIWSVARPSGPLAMFAGRYVVNERMHDKVRIATYFFPANAGLSTRYLDAVQRHIVRYEALHGPYPFAKFAVVENFFPTGYGFPSYTLLGSRVLRLPFIPDTSLRHEVAHCWWGNGVLVDATGGNWSEGLTTYVADYLSEEEHSFEQARAYRLRTLEKYALLAAGAQDFPLSTFRSRYNPASQAVGYGKAMFVFHMMRLRIGDTAFWAALRDIYAERLYKKTSWVHFMDAFAEHGGLGRDEVRFFYKQWITRPGALQLAIDSTRVVSAAGRPQVEGLLIQKSPRFNVRVPVEVVGGTISRRESVALDDAKATFSIRMEEAPRTVAADPDFDVFRLLYPEEIPATVDAVKGSNTLAAVLAEDSPEPWAEIFRGLLMGLNQGGTPVWSESRFAAEDSAGKDVLFFGMPKREKGRNLLSELGDAAELSAGAFRVGEDISSRNADTLFAVFKRNQRLVAVFLPVAGTEVETVVRTARKITHYGRYGRLSFKNGVNTGKGVGEASGSPLVVDLGDNS from the coding sequence ATGGCAGGACTGTGGATTCTTTTCGCGGCGGCCCTCGATTCCTCAGCGCAGCAGACCCTCCACCACGAGCTTGAGGTGGAAATCCTGCACGATGCCAAAACCCTGCGCGGCACGGACACCATCCGTCTTCCCAAGGGCGCGTCGCGCCTGCGGGTGGCCTTTCGCCCTGGTGTGCGCATCCTTGGCGTGGGAGGCGCCGCGTACACGCAAAAAGAGGGTGTGCTGGATCTGAATCTCGAGACCGCACATCCGTCTTCGAACACCGTGGTCCTGCGCTACGAGGGTGTCTTCGACGATTCCTTCGAGGCCGAGCCATTTTCCATGGACAACCCTGGCCAGGGTGTTCTGGGTACCATCACCCAGGATGCAGCCTTCTTTCTGGCTGGCAGCGGCTGGTACCCAATGATCGTGGAAGATATCCCCGAGACCTTTCGTGTTTCGGTGACCGCGCCGAGGGGCGTCTACGCGGTGATGGAAGGCAGGCTCGAAACCCACGCCGACGACCCCGACAGGAGCCTTTCAATTTGGTCGGTGGCTCGCCCATCGGGGCCGCTGGCCATGTTTGCAGGGCGCTACGTCGTCAACGAACGCATGCATGACAAGGTGCGTATCGCCACCTACTTCTTTCCGGCCAATGCCGGGCTTTCAACCCGCTATCTGGATGCTGTGCAGCGTCACATCGTCCGCTATGAAGCGCTTCACGGGCCCTATCCATTCGCCAAATTCGCTGTGGTGGAAAATTTCTTTCCCACCGGATACGGTTTTCCATCGTATACGCTGCTGGGCAGTCGCGTGTTAAGACTGCCTTTCATTCCCGACACCAGCCTCAGACACGAGGTGGCTCACTGCTGGTGGGGCAACGGTGTGTTGGTGGATGCGACCGGGGGCAATTGGTCCGAGGGGTTGACCACTTACGTGGCCGATTACCTTTCCGAGGAGGAGCATTCCTTCGAGCAGGCCCGGGCCTATCGCCTGCGCACGCTTGAAAAGTACGCCCTTCTCGCCGCAGGTGCGCAGGACTTTCCCCTGTCGACCTTCCGGAGCCGCTACAACCCTGCCAGCCAGGCCGTCGGCTACGGAAAGGCCATGTTCGTGTTTCATATGATGCGCCTGCGTATCGGCGACACGGCTTTCTGGGCTGCTTTGCGCGACATTTATGCCGAGCGGCTGTACAAAAAAACCAGCTGGGTCCATTTTATGGATGCTTTTGCCGAGCACGGTGGATTGGGTCGCGATGAGGTGCGCTTTTTTTACAAACAGTGGATCACCCGCCCGGGTGCCCTGCAATTGGCCATTGACAGCACCCGGGTGGTTTCCGCTGCAGGCCGTCCGCAGGTGGAGGGATTGCTCATTCAAAAATCGCCCCGCTTCAACGTCCGCGTGCCGGTGGAGGTGGTCGGTGGCACGATCAGCCGCAGAGAGAGTGTTGCCTTGGATGATGCTAAGGCGACATTCAGCATCCGAATGGAGGAAGCGCCTCGAACCGTAGCCGCCGACCCCGATTTCGATGTTTTTCGCCTTCTCTACCCCGAGGAAATCCCGGCAACCGTCGACGCGGTAAAGGGCTCCAACACGCTCGCCGCCGTGCTCGCAGAAGATAGCCCCGAACCCTGGGCGGAGATTTTCCGCGGACTTCTAATGGGCCTCAACCAAGGTGGCACACCCGTCTGGAGTGAAAGCAGATTCGCTGCCGAGGATTCCGCCGGAAAGGACGTACTCTTCTTTGGCATGCCCAAACGGGAAAAGGGTCGCAACCTGTTGTCGGAGTTGGGGGATGCAGCGGAGCTTTCGGCCGGGGCTTTCCGGGTGGGAGAGGACATCTCCAGCCGCAATGCCGACACGCTGTTTGCGGTCTTCAAAAGGAATCAGAGACTGGTGGCCGTGTTCCTTCCCGTTGCAGGCACCGAGGTCGAAACGGTGGTGCGCACGGCCCGCAAAATTACCCACTA
- a CDS encoding efflux RND transporter permease subunit, with product MILSDISVQRPVFAAVISLLLIAFGLVSFGRLPLREYPDIDPPVVTIETLYPGASANVVETRITELIEERIAGIEGIDFIASTSEDGLSTVTIEFDTGRDVDGAVSDVRDRVSAILGDLPDEADPPEIQKVDANNDVIMWLNLVSDRMTVPALTDYADRYLVDRFSVLDGVARVRIGGGQNYAMRIWIDRNAMAARGLVVSDVETALRAENLELPAGSIESETRSFTVRVKRAFRTAQDFSRLVLARGDDGHLVRLGDIARVERGTEEDRTFFRGNGVAMVGMGIIKQSTANTIDVARGAKAEMRRLNLTLPDGMEIKQSYDTSVFVEGAVKEVYKTLLIAIGLVILVIYFFLGSIRATLVPAVTVPVSIIASFIVLNILGFSVNLLTLLALVLAIGLVVDDAIVVLENIYRRMAEKGESPLVAAYRGARQVGFAVIATSLVLIAVFVPIAFLQGDVGRLFSEFAITMAAAVCFSSVVALSLSPMLASKILKRKTSRRAPRTRMDRFFGSIRHHYRRLLSRTMRRPLLVVGLFAALILATAWLAGQIPTEFAPREDRGAFFVIVNGPEGASYTYMEEYMNEIERRLMSFVESKEATRLLVRAPRTFSNYENFNTGIVIMVLNDWNQRRSAWAIMDEVRARLFDMPGVRAFPVMRQGFGASIQKPLQFVIGGGTYSELAQWRDTLLAQIDVDNPGLIEIDWDYKETKPQLQVNIDYDRAAELGVTIGAVGRTLETMLGSRRVTTYLDAGEEYDVILEGERERQRTPNDLQNIYVRSSRSDALIPLSNLVTIEEFADSTTLNRYNRVRAVTIEANLADGLALGDALAYMEGLVKDHLPENAIIDYKGQSRDYKNATQSILFVFLLGILVVFLVLAAQFESYLNPLVIMLTVPLAIAGGLMGLYLTGSTLNLYSKIGLVMLIGLAAKNGILIVEFANQLRERRKSFNYAILKASEVRLRPIVMTGITTATGAIPLILSTGAGSETRMVIGVVVLAGVLSATLFTLFVVPIAYSLLSRRTHPPGQVARRLEQERAGLKAGPTQ from the coding sequence ATGATCCTTTCTGACATTTCCGTCCAGCGGCCTGTATTCGCTGCCGTCATCTCCTTATTGTTGATTGCCTTCGGCCTGGTTTCGTTCGGCCGACTTCCTCTGCGGGAATACCCGGACATCGACCCTCCCGTGGTGACTATCGAGACGCTCTATCCCGGTGCCTCCGCCAATGTGGTGGAGACACGCATTACCGAACTGATCGAGGAGCGTATTGCCGGCATCGAAGGCATTGATTTTATCGCCTCGACCAGTGAAGACGGACTTTCCACGGTGACGATCGAATTCGATACCGGGCGGGATGTCGACGGAGCGGTCAGTGATGTCCGGGATCGGGTCTCGGCGATCTTAGGCGATTTGCCGGACGAAGCCGATCCGCCGGAGATCCAGAAAGTCGATGCCAACAACGATGTGATCATGTGGTTGAATCTGGTCAGCGATCGCATGACCGTGCCGGCCTTGACCGATTATGCCGATCGATATCTTGTCGATCGGTTTTCGGTCTTGGATGGTGTCGCGAGGGTGAGAATCGGTGGTGGCCAAAACTATGCCATGCGGATTTGGATCGACCGCAATGCCATGGCGGCGCGGGGGCTTGTGGTCAGCGACGTCGAAACCGCCCTGCGGGCAGAAAATCTGGAGCTGCCGGCCGGAAGTATCGAATCCGAGACGCGCAGCTTTACGGTGCGGGTCAAACGTGCATTTCGAACGGCGCAGGATTTCAGCCGCCTGGTTCTGGCCCGCGGTGACGACGGCCACTTGGTTCGATTGGGTGACATTGCCCGCGTCGAGCGCGGCACTGAAGAGGACCGGACGTTCTTTCGGGGCAATGGTGTGGCCATGGTCGGCATGGGCATAATCAAACAATCGACTGCCAATACGATCGATGTGGCCCGCGGTGCCAAGGCGGAAATGCGTCGCCTCAACCTTACCTTGCCCGACGGGATGGAAATCAAGCAGAGCTACGACACATCGGTTTTTGTCGAAGGAGCCGTCAAAGAGGTCTATAAAACCCTGCTGATTGCCATCGGCCTGGTCATCCTGGTGATCTATTTCTTTTTGGGCAGCATTAGGGCCACGCTCGTTCCGGCGGTAACCGTTCCGGTTTCCATTATTGCAAGTTTTATCGTTTTAAACATTTTGGGGTTCTCGGTAAATTTGCTGACGCTGCTTGCACTGGTCCTGGCCATCGGATTGGTGGTGGACGATGCCATCGTGGTGTTGGAGAATATCTACCGGCGCATGGCTGAAAAAGGCGAATCCCCCCTGGTGGCGGCGTATCGTGGCGCACGGCAGGTGGGTTTCGCGGTTATCGCAACCTCCTTGGTGTTGATCGCGGTGTTTGTGCCTATTGCTTTTCTACAGGGAGATGTGGGCCGTTTGTTTTCAGAGTTTGCCATCACCATGGCGGCGGCGGTTTGCTTTTCCAGCGTCGTGGCCCTGAGCCTCTCGCCCATGCTGGCATCCAAAATCCTGAAACGCAAAACCAGTCGCCGTGCTCCCCGCACCCGTATGGACCGCTTTTTCGGATCCATCCGGCACCACTATCGCCGTTTGCTCAGCCGCACCATGAGGCGCCCCCTGCTGGTGGTGGGCCTTTTTGCGGCACTCATCTTGGCAACGGCGTGGCTGGCAGGGCAGATTCCCACGGAATTCGCCCCCAGGGAAGACCGCGGCGCATTTTTTGTGATCGTCAACGGGCCCGAAGGTGCTTCCTACACCTATATGGAGGAATACATGAACGAAATCGAGCGGCGGCTGATGTCCTTCGTCGAAAGCAAAGAGGCCACCCGGCTGCTGGTTCGAGCCCCGCGCACGTTTTCGAATTATGAGAACTTCAATACCGGGATCGTGATTATGGTTCTCAACGACTGGAACCAGCGACGATCAGCCTGGGCCATCATGGATGAGGTGCGTGCCAGACTGTTCGACATGCCGGGGGTGCGCGCCTTCCCCGTCATGCGCCAGGGCTTTGGTGCATCCATTCAAAAGCCGCTGCAGTTCGTCATCGGCGGCGGCACATATTCGGAATTGGCCCAATGGCGAGATACGCTGCTGGCGCAGATTGACGTCGACAATCCGGGGCTGATCGAGATCGACTGGGATTACAAGGAAACCAAGCCCCAACTGCAGGTGAACATCGACTATGATCGCGCAGCCGAGTTGGGGGTGACCATCGGGGCTGTCGGCCGCACCCTGGAAACGATGCTGGGCTCCCGGCGCGTGACTACCTATCTTGACGCCGGTGAAGAGTATGACGTGATCCTGGAAGGCGAACGCGAGCGTCAACGCACGCCAAATGATCTGCAGAACATTTATGTACGTTCATCGCGCAGTGACGCGCTGATTCCGCTGTCTAATTTGGTCACGATAGAGGAATTCGCCGATTCAACCACCCTGAATCGTTACAACCGCGTCAGGGCCGTCACCATCGAGGCCAACCTTGCAGACGGTTTGGCCTTGGGCGATGCGCTGGCCTATATGGAAGGATTGGTCAAGGACCACCTGCCTGAAAACGCGATCATTGATTACAAGGGGCAATCCCGGGACTACAAGAACGCAACGCAGTCCATATTATTCGTTTTCCTGTTGGGAATCCTGGTGGTGTTTCTTGTCCTGGCTGCCCAGTTTGAAAGCTATCTCAATCCGCTTGTGATCATGCTTACGGTGCCGCTGGCGATTGCAGGCGGCTTGATGGGGCTGTATTTGACCGGAAGCACCTTGAATCTTTACAGTAAAATCGGCTTGGTCATGCTGATCGGCTTGGCCGCGAAAAACGGCATTCTTATCGTCGAGTTCGCCAACCAGCTTCGGGAGCGGCGCAAATCGTTTAATTACGCGATCCTGAAAGCATCCGAAGTTCGCCTGCGCCCAATCGTGATGACGGGCATCACTACGGCCACGGGTGCGATCCCCCTGATTCTTTCCACGGGTGCCGGGTCGGAAACCCGCATGGTGATCGGCGTCGTCGTTCTGGCCGGGGTGTTGTCGGCGACCCTGTTCACCCTGTTTGTCGTACCGATCGCCTACAGTCTGCTCTCCCGGAGGACACATCCTCCCGGGCAGGTCGCGCGACGGCTCGAGCAAGAGCGGGCTGGTCTGAAAGCAGGACCGACCCAGTAA
- a CDS encoding histidine phosphatase family protein has protein sequence MVFNSLLKNDRRHKEKKVTFYMRSVCISLIMLAGSIILSASNCSAENNEMIARLSAGGHILMVRHAFAPGNGDPDHFTIGDCSTQRNLDETGRAQARSIGNWLRHKGPYSARVYSSQWCRCLETAKLMHLGPVNQLPALNSFYERIQDREPNIETLKDFISRQPTDGELIVFVTHFVTIAAMTGESVSSGMGVLLELKEDAPYRVVGKLTFEN, from the coding sequence ATGGTTTTCAACAGCCTGTTAAAAAATGACAGGAGACATAAAGAAAAAAAGGTGACATTTTATATGCGGTCAGTTTGTATAAGTTTAATCATGTTGGCAGGATCAATCATTCTGTCGGCCTCCAACTGCTCAGCAGAAAATAACGAAATGATCGCACGGCTAAGCGCCGGTGGCCATATTTTAATGGTCCGTCATGCGTTTGCGCCTGGAAATGGAGATCCAGATCATTTTACGATTGGCGACTGTTCCACGCAGCGTAACCTTGATGAAACGGGTCGCGCTCAAGCACGAAGCATCGGTAATTGGCTTCGCCATAAAGGACCATATTCAGCACGTGTTTACTCCAGCCAATGGTGCCGGTGCCTCGAAACGGCCAAGTTAATGCACTTGGGCCCTGTAAATCAGTTACCCGCTTTAAATTCGTTCTATGAGCGCATTCAAGACCGTGAGCCGAACATCGAAACTTTGAAAGATTTCATTTCCCGGCAGCCCACGGATGGCGAATTAATTGTATTCGTGACCCATTTTGTAACCATTGCCGCCATGACGGGCGAGAGCGTTTCCTCAGGCATGGGCGTACTGTTGGAACTAAAGGAAGATGCGCCCTATAGAGTGGTTGGCAAGTTAACTTTTGAAAATTAA
- a CDS encoding efflux transporter outer membrane subunit, translated as MKIFNRQVETGRSVKNCGKHRMAALILVASFLFSGCRSHTINTLPEPLQTGGAAYSIPSPSSKPDNQNWWASFKDAKLDELIDEALNRNFDVMRGLARLDQADALTRQARASRLPQVDFEASMLRDWADGETRNRLDRIGGALAWEVDVFNRLGSAEMARQSERAARAEDLETIRLSLSAEVTAAYVDAVGQRTQLLLLKEQIEVDRELLELTEIRFEAGLTASVDVLQQSSVLAETESLVPPTEALLRVAENRLDVLMGQAPDAVDRVDDNDRFVSIEDLPFIGVPSDLLLNRPDLRALKNELIAADAEIGQAIADRLPRITLDGSVFYGSGSDFTGPAGILLGSIIQPLLDWGARKAEVERSRALYVERLAVFSQAYLQAIEDVENALYKERKQREFLDRLERRRRFLERTVEETRDRYTNGLTDFLPVLDALKELQRIERTIVTQQRELLAFHIQLQRALGGQLKVPGNGDQIQ; from the coding sequence ATGAAAATCTTCAACAGACAGGTTGAAACAGGCCGCAGCGTGAAAAACTGTGGAAAGCATCGAATGGCTGCATTGATCCTCGTTGCCAGCTTCCTGTTCTCCGGCTGTAGATCCCATACAATAAACACCTTACCAGAACCCTTGCAGACCGGAGGCGCCGCTTATAGCATTCCATCGCCATCTTCAAAACCAGACAATCAAAATTGGTGGGCATCGTTCAAGGATGCCAAGCTCGATGAACTCATCGATGAAGCACTGAATCGCAATTTCGATGTCATGCGGGGCTTGGCCAGACTCGATCAGGCCGATGCACTCACCCGCCAGGCCAGGGCATCACGCCTGCCTCAGGTGGACTTCGAGGCCAGCATGCTGAGGGATTGGGCAGATGGTGAAACACGCAATCGCTTGGATCGAATCGGCGGCGCGCTGGCCTGGGAAGTGGATGTATTCAATCGGTTGGGGTCCGCAGAAATGGCACGTCAAAGTGAACGCGCAGCACGTGCTGAAGACCTTGAGACAATACGTCTCAGTCTGTCCGCCGAAGTAACCGCTGCTTATGTTGATGCTGTCGGACAACGCACCCAACTTCTTCTATTAAAAGAGCAGATTGAGGTTGACCGGGAGTTGCTGGAACTCACCGAGATTCGTTTTGAAGCGGGCCTGACGGCATCGGTGGACGTGCTGCAGCAAAGCAGCGTTCTGGCCGAGACGGAAAGCCTGGTGCCCCCCACCGAAGCATTGCTGCGCGTTGCGGAAAACCGCTTGGATGTGTTGATGGGACAGGCACCGGATGCCGTGGATCGGGTAGACGACAACGATCGGTTCGTTTCAATTGAAGACCTGCCGTTTATCGGTGTCCCCTCCGATCTCTTGCTCAACCGCCCGGACTTGAGGGCCTTGAAAAATGAGCTGATCGCCGCTGATGCTGAAATTGGGCAGGCCATTGCCGACCGACTGCCGCGGATCACGCTTGACGGATCCGTCTTTTACGGCTCCGGATCGGACTTCACCGGACCCGCAGGCATACTATTGGGATCGATCATACAACCCCTTTTGGATTGGGGGGCCCGCAAGGCCGAAGTCGAACGCAGCCGGGCGCTGTATGTCGAGCGGCTGGCGGTATTTTCCCAGGCGTATTTGCAGGCGATCGAAGATGTTGAAAACGCGCTTTACAAGGAACGCAAACAGCGCGAGTTTCTGGATCGCCTGGAGCGTCGTCGTCGTTTTCTGGAACGCACCGTCGAAGAGACCAGAGATCGATATACCAATGGCCTGACAGATTTTTTGCCGGTCCTGGATGCACTCAAAGAGTTGCAGCGGATCGAGCGCACCATCGTTACACAACAGCGGGAGTTGCTGGCTTTTCATATTCAGCTCCAACGTGCGCTGGGTGGGCAGCTGAAAGTCCCCGGAAATGGAGATCAGATTCAATGA
- a CDS encoding efflux RND transporter periplasmic adaptor subunit — MNIKINSKIMVWVALAVIPAFFVVAQTSAQQAVPVIVKAVVIDRFVDRVEALGTLRANETVVLTATVSETVTAVHFEDGQRVTAGSILVEMTNEEEHALIEEERSTLAEAKKQYERLRPLIERGAASASLLDQRRREYETAKARLRAIESKLRDRLILAPFAGVVGLRNVSVGALIEPGDVITTLDDDSVMKLDFTVPSIFLASLKTGLPIVATSPAFGKLQFEGNVSSIDSRIDPVTRAIVVRAILPNPERLLKPGLLMHVTLLKNPRDALVIPEEALIPSGRVNHVLVVHQSGDSTVVYRRQVTIGNRRPGEVEIVEGLEAGEFVVVDGTLRARPGQPVTITAVDGGGEPLAQLLNRERKGQSQ; from the coding sequence ATGAACATCAAAATAAATTCAAAAATTATGGTGTGGGTGGCCTTGGCGGTAATACCAGCTTTTTTTGTGGTCGCACAGACAAGTGCTCAGCAGGCCGTGCCCGTGATCGTCAAGGCGGTCGTGATCGATCGCTTTGTCGACCGCGTGGAAGCGCTTGGAACGCTGCGTGCCAACGAAACCGTGGTATTGACCGCGACGGTTTCCGAAACAGTGACCGCCGTACACTTTGAAGACGGTCAGCGGGTGACCGCCGGTAGTATTCTGGTCGAGATGACCAATGAAGAGGAGCATGCCCTGATCGAAGAAGAACGATCGACGCTGGCCGAAGCAAAAAAGCAATATGAACGGCTGCGTCCCCTGATCGAGCGCGGGGCGGCATCCGCATCATTGCTCGATCAGCGTCGCCGGGAATACGAGACCGCTAAAGCGCGGCTCCGGGCCATCGAATCCAAGTTGCGGGATCGTCTGATCCTCGCACCGTTTGCCGGGGTTGTCGGTCTGCGCAATGTCAGTGTGGGCGCGCTTATCGAACCGGGTGACGTGATTACGACCCTGGACGACGACAGTGTCATGAAGCTCGATTTTACGGTGCCGTCAATTTTTCTGGCGAGCCTTAAAACCGGCTTGCCCATTGTTGCCACATCCCCAGCCTTCGGCAAACTCCAATTCGAGGGCAATGTTTCCAGCATCGACAGCCGCATCGATCCGGTTACCCGTGCCATCGTCGTCAGAGCGATTCTGCCCAACCCGGAGCGTCTACTGAAACCGGGGTTGCTGATGCACGTCACGTTGCTGAAAAATCCGCGGGACGCTCTGGTGATTCCCGAAGAAGCGCTGATTCCGTCCGGGCGCGTCAACCACGTGTTGGTCGTGCATCAATCCGGCGACAGCACTGTTGTCTACCGTCGCCAAGTGACCATCGGCAACCGCCGGCCGGGCGAAGTGGAGATCGTCGAGGGACTTGAAGCCGGAGAATTCGTGGTCGTTGATGGTACGCTGCGCGCTCGACCGGGACAGCCTGTGACCATTACTGCCGTGGACGGCGGTGGCGAGCCTTTGGCCCAACTGTTGAACCGGGAACGGAAGGGGCAAAGCCAATGA